One candidate division WOR-3 bacterium genomic window, CGCCATCTCGAGAGTATAATATTTTCGTGAAAATACCGGGGTTATCAAAGAAGAATTTGATTATTTCAGCAAGTCTTATCGTTTTGGTTTTGCTAATCATCCTCCTAAAAACGACCTCTAAGGAAACTTTTGAGGCTTTAAAAAGCGCACAGCCTTCCTATTTATTTTTAGCTCTATTAGCCTGGATTTCCTATGTATTCTTTGACGGCCTGAGATTTGCCCTTGCCAGTTTAAGCATTGGAGAGCACAAACTTAACTTGCTTACCGCAATAAAAGTTATAACCGTCGGCATCTTCCTGGCAGCAGTTTCGCCATTTCAAGTCGCTGGTTTACCCGTTCAAATTATGCTTTTAAACAAAAGAAAAATTGGGTTGGGAAGGTCCACAGCGCTTTTGGCAGCACGAGGCTTTATTGGCTACTTAACCATTTTAATTGCCGTGTTAATTTCATTAAAATACATATGGCCCCCACCCTCAGGAATTGTTAGAGGAATTATCATTTATGCTACTATACTGGTTGCAGGAATTTTTCTCCTCTATTCTGTTGCTTTGTTTTTGCCTAATTTACTCAAAAAAATCATAAAAAGCGAGAGAATTATTAAGGAAATTTTTTCCCTCAGAGAAACAACCAT contains:
- a CDS encoding lysylphosphatidylglycerol synthase transmembrane domain-containing protein is translated as MKIPGLSKKNLIISASLIVLVLLIILLKTTSKETFEALKSAQPSYLFLALLAWISYVFFDGLRFALASLSIGEHKLNLLTAIKVITVGIFLAAVSPFQVAGLPVQIMLLNKRKIGLGRSTALLAARGFIGYLTILIAVLISLKYIWPPPSGIVRGIIIYATILVAGIFLLYSVALFLPNLLKKIIKSERIIKEIFSLRETTIAFVKSSDKKILLLAMLSSFASHLSICLIPFFLSYSFNSPIDFGRAFSFQSLIQGGLLWTPTPGGTGIAESVGYFIFKDFMNQEILGIFVIVWRFFTHHFAAVVGAIFLLREIREI